A genomic segment from Aegilops tauschii subsp. strangulata cultivar AL8/78 chromosome 1, Aet v6.0, whole genome shotgun sequence encodes:
- the LOC109779636 gene encoding uncharacterized protein, with protein sequence MGNTGSTSPASLGKAHVPHLQWKVHDFSALLETGAKFLKVTPPMHQKPGAETPYVGLSLKLGRTTLKPGDTVNAVFELSVYNHAKKIYYGRKATHNFDLNNTCSKDECLIPLQKLLKSSAFLVDDSCVFGVKILKIKVCSPEKKAVMVLKKATTLQNLFIQKKGLIKGTYTWTMDNYHELDLKRYVCSPTFEVGGHKWHVGMYPHGCRNITGHISLFLYLESSDKLCDESGKVVELTLSILDQKNGKQSTITSGLSVFGGDSSWGWPKFLTVNRFKDPSRGYVLGSRCVVKADFTIVGSSNDG encoded by the exons ATGGGCAACACCGGGAGTACAT CTCCTGCAAGCTTAGGAAAGGCTCATGTTCCACATTTACAATGGAAGGTTCATGATTTCTCAGCGCTACTTGAGACAGGAGCCAA GTTCCTGAAAGTGACACCACCAATGCATCAAAAACCTGGCGCTGAAACTCCATATGTTGGTCTTTCTCTTAAACTAGGCCGGACAACCCTGAAGCCGGGTGACACGGTAAATGCCGTGTTTGAGTTATCAGTATACAATCATGCAAAGAAGATATACTATGGACGCAAAG CTACCCACAATTTTGATTTGAACAATACATGCTCGAAGGATGAATGTTTGATTCCTCTTCAGAAGCTACTAAAATCATCTGCTTTTCTAGTTGATGATAGCTGTGTCTTTGGTGTTAAGATATTGAAAATTAAAGTGTGTTCTCCTGAAAAGAAGGCTGTTATGGTTCTGAAGAAGGCTACCACACTTCAGAACCTTTTTATCCAGAAGAAAGGGCTCATCAAAGGGACCTACACCTGGACCATGGACAACTACCATGAATTGGACTTGAAGCGCTATGTTTGTTCTCCTACATTTGAAGTTGGTGGACATAAATG GCATGTTGGCATGTATCCGCATGGTTGCAGAAACATCACCGGCCACATCTCCTTGTTCTTATACTTGGAGTCCTCGGATAAGCTCTGTGACGAGTCCGGGAAGGTAGTCGAATTGACTCTATCCATCCTAGACCAAAAGAACGGGAAACAATCCACCATCACTTCAG GTCTCTCGGTGTTTGGAGGTGATAGCAGCTGGGGATGGCCCAAGTTCCTTACAGTCAATAGATTCAAGGATCCGTCTCGAGGCTATGTCCTAGGATCAAGATGCGTCGTCAAGGCAGATTTCACTATTGTTGGCTCCTCCAATGATGGCTAG